ACGGTCGGCCGCGCCTTCACCGACACCTTCGCCGGCATCGCCCCCGGGTCGGTCCCCGGCTTCGTCGCCGCCCAACTCGTCGGGCTCGCCGTCGGCACGACGCTGCTGCTGGCCCTCTATCCCGACGCGGGGCGGGCCGCCGACCAGGTGGTCGTCCCGACCGAAGACCCCGCACCGACCGCCTGACCCCCGCGAGAGAGGCCCCCGATGTCCGACAAGCCCAGCGTGCTCTTCGTCTGCGTGCACAACGCCGGCCGCTCCCAGATGGCCGCCGGGTGGCTGCGCCACCTCGCCGGCGACACCGTCGAGGTCCGCTCCGCCGGCTCCGCCCCCGCCGACACCGTCAACCCGGCCGCCGTCGAGGCGATGCGCGAGGTCGGCATCGACATCACCGACCAGACCCCCAGACTGCTGGAGTACGCCACGGCGGAGTCCTCCGACGTCATCGTCACCATGGGCTGCGGCGACGCCTGCCCGGTCTTCCCCGGCAAGCGCTACGAGGACTGGAAGTTGGAGGACCCGGCCGGCAAGGGCGTCGAGGCGGTCCGCCAGATCCGGGACGAGATCCGGACCCGGGTGGAAGTCCTCCTCGCCGAGCTGCACGCCGCCTGAGGCGGAACACCCCGGCCCGGCCCGCTGAGCCGGCCGGACGCGCCCGCCGATGGCTCAGCCGTCGGCGAGCGCGTCGAGGGCCAGCGACGCCGTCCAGCTGAAGGCCGGCGAGCCCAGCCCCGCGCCGGTGTCCGGGTGGAAGTACTCGTGACAGCCGGCTCGCGCGACAAGGTCCAGCATGGACTCCCGCAGTCCGGCGGCGAGGTCGGGCCGGTGGTGCAGGCGCAGGCCC
The Micromonospora sp. R77 DNA segment above includes these coding regions:
- a CDS encoding arsenate reductase ArsC; the protein is MSDKPSVLFVCVHNAGRSQMAAGWLRHLAGDTVEVRSAGSAPADTVNPAAVEAMREVGIDITDQTPRLLEYATAESSDVIVTMGCGDACPVFPGKRYEDWKLEDPAGKGVEAVRQIRDEIRTRVEVLLAELHAA